The genomic stretch CTCGAAATCGGGCGAGACCACCGGATAGAGCAGCACCTGGAGATCGATATGCGGGCCGCCGCGATCGCGGGCGCGGATCGCCAGTGCGGCGGCGAGGTTCCCCCCGGCGCTGTCGCCCATCACTGCGACTGGGCCTGTGTCGGCAAGTGCTTGCAACGCCGCCCAGGCATCATCGAGCGGGCCGGGAAAGCGGTGTTCGGGGGCGAGGCGATAGTCGACGCTGACCACCGCCGCGCCGGTGACCTGCGCAAGCTGACGACAGACCGGATCGAAGCCGTCGAGCGTCCCGAACGTCCAGCCACCGCCATGCAGATAGAGGATCAGGCCATGCGACGTCGCCCCCGCTACGTATCGGCGCATTCGGACCGGGCCGTCGGGACCATCGATCGAGAAGTCCTCCATCGTCGCGACGGCTGCGCCCCTGTTCGGCGGCAGTGCAGCCTGCGATTCCGCGAAGATGCGGCGCACGTCCGCGACGGTGCCCGTGCTGAAGCCGGGAAGCCCCAGTGCGTTGCGGCGGTCGAGCATCGCTTGCATCTCGGGATCGAGCGGTCCCATTCGGCTCTCCTGAACTCGCCCGACGATGGTCGCAGCCACGCCCGGCACGCAATTGCCCAATTGCGATGCCTTTGATGAGGCTTCGGTATTCGACGGTTCGCAACCCCAGGGCCTATGGCCCCGGCTCTGGGAACGGAGCCGAATGAGCGAGTATCTGATTGCGCGTGAGGAACTGGATTTCCTCCTCTGGGATTGGCTGGACCTCGCCGGGGATTGCGGTGACGCAGTCGATCGCGAGAGCGCCGACGCGATTCTCGATCTGTCCGCGCGGCTCGCCGCCGACGCCTTCCTTCCGCATTACAAGACCGCTGATCGCGTCGAGCCTTTTCAGGACGGGACCGGAGTACATGCGCTGCCGGAGATCGGAGCGGCGCTGCGCGAATATGCTGAACTAGGCCTGTTCGCAGCGAGCTTTCCGCCCGAACTGGGCGGGCTTGGGTTGCCCAGCCTGCTGGCCAATGCCTCCTTTGCGCAGTTCCTGGCGGCCAATGTCTCGACCGCTGCCTATGTGATGTTGACCACTGCCAATGCACGGTTGCTCGCGACCTTCGGGAGCCCGGCGCAGATCACCCAATTCGCGCTGCCACAGATCGAGGGGCGATGGTTCGGCACCATGTGTCTTTCCGAACCGCAGGCGGGATCTAACCTGGGCGATGTCGCGACGCGCGCGGTTGCCGATGGCGCTGACGCCTTGGGGGATCGCTATCGTCTTACCGGCAACAAGATGTGGATTTCCGGCGGCGACCACGATCTGAGCGAGAATATCGTCCATCTGGTGCTCGCCAAGGTGGCGGAGCCGGGCCGCGCGACCGAGGAGGGGACAAAGGGCCTCTCGCTGTTCGTCGTCCCCAAATTCCTGCCCACGGGCGCGCGCAACGACGTGGCCGTGGCGGGGCTCAACCACAAGATGGGGTATCGGGGAACCACCAACTGCCTGCTCAACTTCGGCGAAGGCGAGGGCGCGCTCGGCTGGATCATCGGCACGCCGGGCCAGGGGCTGCCCCAGATGTTCAAGATGATGAACGAGGCGCGGATCGGCGTCGCGCTGGGAGCGGCGGCCCTGGGCTATCGCGGCTATCGCCACGCCTTGGCCTATGCGCGTGAGCGCAGGCAGGGGCGGCCATCCGGCGCGGGTGCGGGGCCGTCACGACCGATCCTCGCGCACCCCGACGTGCGCGACATGCTGTTGACGGCCAAATGCTATGCCGAGGGCGCGCTTGCGTTGGTGCTCTATTGCGCGAAGCTGGTCGATCGGGCCGAGCAGGACGCGGAAGCAGCGACGTTGCTGGCGCTGCTGACCCCGATCGCCAAGACCTGGGCCTCGGAATATGGCCTTGCGGTGAACGACATCGCGATCCAGGTCCATGGCGGCTATGGCTATACCCGCGACTTCGACGTGGAACAGCTATGGCGAGACAATCGCCTCAATCCGATCCACGAAGGCACTACGGGCATCCAGGCGCTCGACCTGGCCGGGCGCAAGCTGCGTGACGGCGCCGGGCTGGCGATCCTGCGCACGCGGATCGCGGAAACCATCGCCAGGGCAGAAGCGGGTGCGGCGCTGACCGGCCATGCGGAGGCGCTGGACCTATGCTGGCGGCGGATTGCGGATGCCGTCGGCACGCTTCGCGACGCCGGGTCGCAGGGCATGGCCTCCAACGCGACGGCGCTGCTTCGCGCCTTCGGGCACGGGGTGGTCGGGTGGCAATGGCTCGACCGTGCGTTGCTGTGCACCGACGCCCCCGAGGACCCGTTTCGCGGCGGCAAGCTATGGGCGTGTCGCTATTTCTTCGAGCGCGAGATGCCCAGGATCGACGCCTGGCTGCGCCCGATCGAGGCCGGCAGCGATATCGGTGCCGCCGTGCCGGCTGAATTTCTTTGAACAAACAGGGGGAGCAGAAGATGCGGATCGATCTGAGCGGTCGCGTGGCCATCGTGACCGGCGCGGGCGGAGGGCTGGGCCGTGCCCATGCGCTGCTGCTGGCAAAGCGGGGCGCCAAAGTGGTGGTCAACGATCTGGGCGGTGCGCGCGACGGCAGCGGCGGCAGCGCGACCATGGCCGAGCAGGTGGTCGAGGAGATTCGCCGGGCAGGCGGCGAGGCGATCGCCAATGGCGCGAGCGTCACCGATTTCGATCAGGTCGGCGCGATGGTCGATCAGGCGATGGCGATTTGGGGCCGGATCGACATATTGGTGAACAATGCGGGCATCCTGCGCGACCGCACCTTCGCCAAACAGGATCTGAGCGATTTCCGCACGGTGATCGACGTGCATCTGATGGGATCGGTCCATTGCACCAAGGCAGTGTGGGACATCATGATCGCGCAGCAATTCGGGCGAGTCCTGATGACCACCTCCTCCTCCGGGCTCTACGGCAATTTCGGCCAGTCGCAGTACGGCGCCGCCAAAATGGGCCTGGTGGGCCTGATGAAGACGCTGAGCCAGGAGGGACGGAAACACGACATTCGCGTCAATTGCCTGGCACCGTCGGCGGCGACGCGGATGACCGAGGACATCATGTCTGCGGACGAACTGATGGCGCTCGCGCCCGCGTCGGTATCGCCCGCCATGCTCGCGCTGGTCAGCGACGATGCGCCGACCGGCACGATATTGTGCGCGGGGGCGGGGAGCTTCGAATGCGCACACATCACGCTGACCAAGGGGCTGTATGTCGGCGTCGGCGAAGATGCGGCGGAGCAGGTGCTTGCCGGACTGGGGCAAATCGTGGACCGCAACGGGGAGGTGGTGCCTGCGACCGGGCTGGAGCAGCCGCGCTACGAACTGTCGCGCGTGCCGGGGCTGATGCCCGCCGCCGCGCATGGTTGAGGCTTTGGCGCCGGTCCGCGCTGCGCATCGTTTCGACGAGACGGGGTTGCTGCGCTGGATGGAGCAGCATGTCGCGGGCTTTGACGGTCCGCTGACGGTCGAGCAGTTTTCGGGCGGCCAGTCCAATCCGACCTATCGTCTGCGCACGTCGGGGCGAGACTATGTGCTGCGCCGCAAGCCACCCGGCATCCTGCTGAAGGGGGCCCATGCGGTGGACCGCGAGTTTCGCGTGATCTCGGCGCTCCATGCCGCCGGCTTCCCGGTGCCCCAGGCGTTTGGGCTATGCCTCGACGAGAGCGTGATCGGCACGGTCTTCTACGTCATGGAAATGGTGGCAGGGCGCAATTTCTGGAACACCGCCTTCCCGGAGGTGCCGCGCGAGGAGCGCCCTGCCTATCTGGACGCGATGAACGCTACGATCGCGCGACTGCATTCCATCGATCCAGCGGCGATCGGGCTCGAGGATTTCGGGCGGCCCGGCAATTACTTCGAACGTCAGGTGGGCCGTTGGTCACGGCAATATCTGGAGGACTCGGAGGCGGGTCGGGTGCCGGCGATGGATGCGCTGATCGAGTGGCTGCCGGCAAACATCCCGCCCGGCGACGAGACCAGCATCGTGCACGGCGATTTCCGCTGCGACAATATGCTGTTCCACCCGAGCCAACCGCGCGTGATCGCGGTTCTGGACTGGGAGCTGTCGACGCTGGGGCATCCGCTGGCGGACTTGGCCTATCATCTGATGATGTATCGGATGCCGCCGGGCTTTTCGACCGGGCTGGCGGGGCTCGATCTTCCGGCGCTGAACATCCCGAGCGAGGCCAGCTATATCGCGGACTATTGCCGAAGGACCGGGCGCGACGGGATCGAACGGCTCGATTTCCACCTGGCATTCAGCCTGTTTCGATTGGCGGCGATCATCCACGGTATCAAGGGGCGGATGCTGCGCGGCACGGCGTCGTCGCCCCAGGCCGCAGCGGCGGTCGAGCAGCTCGAACGGGTTGCCGAGCTGGCGCTCCAGCAGACGCATGCGAATTTCGGGGGCTGACGATGGACTTCACTTATTCCGAGCGCCAGACTCACTGGCTGGAGCGCGTGCGGGCGTTCATGGCGGCGCATGTGGCGCCAGCCGAGGCGCGCTATCATGCCGAAATCGACTCGGGGCCAACACGGTGGCGCGTGCTGCCGGTGATCGAGGAACTGAAGGCCAAGGCCAGGGCGGAGGGGCTGTGGAACCTGTTCCTGCCGCCCGCCGCGCATGATGCGGGGAGCTATCGCGGTGCGGGGCTCACCAACCTCGATTATGCGCCCTGCGCCGAGGAAATGGGGCGAATCCCCTGGGCTTCAGAGATATTCAACTGCTCCGCGCCCGATACCGGCAATATGGAGGTGCTCCACCGCTATGGCACTGCCGAGCAGAAGCAACGCTGGCTCAAACCGCTGATGGCGGGCGAGATCCGGTCCGCCTTCGCGATGACCGAGCCGGATGTGGCGAGCTCGGACGCGACCAACATCGCAACACGGATCGAGCGGCATGGCGACGACTATGTGCTGAACGGGCGCAAATGGTGGATATCCGGTGCCGGCGACCCGCGCTGCAAGCTGCTGATCGTGTTGGGGGTCAGCGATGCCGATGCCGAGCGCCATGCGCGGCACAGCCAGATCTTCGTGCCGGTGGATACGCCGGGCGTCACGATCGGGCGGGCGCTCCCGGTGTTCGGCTATGACGATGCGCCGCATGGCCATTGCGAGGTGACCTTCGACAATGCCCGCGTGCCCGCCGCGAATATCGTGCTGGGCGAGGGGCGCGGGTTCGAAGTCGCGCAGGGTCGGCTGGGGCCGGGGCGCATCCACCATTGTATGCGCGCGATCGGCCTGGCCGAAATGGCGCTGGACGCGATGGTCCAGCGCCTGCTGCGCCGCGAGGCATTCGGCAAGCGCATCGCCGACCAGTCGATCTGGGAGCAGCGCGTGGCCGAGGCACGGACCGAGATCGAGATGACCCGGCTGTTGTGCCTCAAGGCCGCCGACATGATGGACAAGGTCGGCAACAAGGTCGCGCAGCGCGAGATCGCCATGATCAAGGTCGCCGGGCCGAAACTGGCGCTGAAGGTTATCGACGACGCGATCCAGGCGCATGGCGGGGCGGGGGTGTGCAGCGACTTCCCGCTGGCGGCGGCCTATGCACTGGCGCGCACGCTCCGCCTGGCCGACGGGCCGGACGAGGTCCACAACCGGGCGATCGCACGGATCGAATATCGCCGCTTCAAGGAGACCGTGAATGGCTGAAATCCGGCGGCTCCAGAGCAATCCGCGGATGAGCGGCGCGGTCGTTCATAATGGCGTGGTTTCGCTGTCCGGGCAGGTCGCGATCGACCATCGCGGCGGCGTCGTGGCGGATCAGGTGCGCGAGGTGCTGGAGCGTATCGACCTGCTGCTGGCGGAGGCGGGGGCCGACAAATCGCGCCTGCTCACGGCCAATCTGTATTTGGCCGACATCGCTTCGCTGGGGGTGCTCAACGCCGCCTGGGATCGCTGGGTCGTGCCCGGTTGCACCCCGACGCGCACCACGATCCAGGCGGTGCTGGCCTCCCCCGATTATGCGGTGGAAATCGCCGTCACGGCGGCGCTCGACTGAAGCATCTCGCGGGTGAGTGCGCCCAGACGGTAGACGCCCTCTCGCGCGGGCTCGGTCGGGATCATCGAGAAGCTGAGGCGCAACGTGTTGCGTTCGGCGGCTATTCCGCGTGGGTAGAAGGCGGCGCCCGCGATCGCGGAGACCCCCTGTTCCTCCAATGCGCGCTGGGTCAGGACCGTGGCGTCGATCTGCTCGGGTAGTTCGATCCAGATGTAGAGCCCGCCCTCGGGCCGGCTCCAGCGAACGCCGTGCGGCATATGTTCGGCGAGCGCGGCCAGCATCGAATCGCGGCGTTCGCGATAGACGGCGCAGGCGGTTGCGATCGTCTCCTCCAAATGCGCCTCAACTACATCGAGCAGCAGCATCTGGCTCAGCGCGCTGGTGGCAAGGTCGCTCGCCTGCTTGATCAGCACCAGCTTGCGGATGACGGCGGCAGGCCCGGCGATCCAGCCGATGCGCAGCGATGGCGCCACCATCTTGGAGAAGGTGCCGGTGTACAGGACCGGCGCAGCCTCGACGCTGCCACGGCGGGCGCAGGCCAGCGCGATCAGCGAGGGTAGCGGCGCGCCATCATAGCGGAGCCGCTCGTAGCAGCCATCCTCCAGGATCGCCATGCCGCTGGCATCGGCCATGTCGAGCAACGCCTCGCGCTCCGCCAG from Sphingomonas hengshuiensis encodes the following:
- a CDS encoding acyl-CoA dehydrogenase, with protein sequence MSEYLIAREELDFLLWDWLDLAGDCGDAVDRESADAILDLSARLAADAFLPHYKTADRVEPFQDGTGVHALPEIGAALREYAELGLFAASFPPELGGLGLPSLLANASFAQFLAANVSTAAYVMLTTANARLLATFGSPAQITQFALPQIEGRWFGTMCLSEPQAGSNLGDVATRAVADGADALGDRYRLTGNKMWISGGDHDLSENIVHLVLAKVAEPGRATEEGTKGLSLFVVPKFLPTGARNDVAVAGLNHKMGYRGTTNCLLNFGEGEGALGWIIGTPGQGLPQMFKMMNEARIGVALGAAALGYRGYRHALAYARERRQGRPSGAGAGPSRPILAHPDVRDMLLTAKCYAEGALALVLYCAKLVDRAEQDAEAATLLALLTPIAKTWASEYGLAVNDIAIQVHGGYGYTRDFDVEQLWRDNRLNPIHEGTTGIQALDLAGRKLRDGAGLAILRTRIAETIARAEAGAALTGHAEALDLCWRRIADAVGTLRDAGSQGMASNATALLRAFGHGVVGWQWLDRALLCTDAPEDPFRGGKLWACRYFFEREMPRIDAWLRPIEAGSDIGAAVPAEFL
- a CDS encoding alpha/beta hydrolase; protein product: MGPLDPEMQAMLDRRNALGLPGFSTGTVADVRRIFAESQAALPPNRGAAVATMEDFSIDGPDGPVRMRRYVAGATSHGLILYLHGGGWTFGTLDGFDPVCRQLAQVTGAAVVSVDYRLAPEHRFPGPLDDAWAALQALADTGPVAVMGDSAGGNLAAALAIRARDRGGPHIDLQVLLYPVVSPDFERPSYVKFGRGDYLLSADDMRWFWDHYVSVADRAHPEAVPLAADLAGLPEAFVVLAGCDPLHDEGLAYAAALRRAGVAVTVRDHPGMAHGFFTLVDLLGAANREVEAVGGLIATAFARI
- a CDS encoding aminotransferase-like domain-containing protein; translated protein: MDWDRLYASRMRDVVASDIRERMKLLAAKQLIHLGGGLPDPDIFPYEAIAAASNRIWADRAVARTALQYAPSEGYGPLRAWIAAYMTGLGAPCAVDNILITNGSQQGLDFVAKLLLSPGDRAMVEIPSFIGALRAFDAYQPTYVGLPGGNPTDVKFCYAGPDFRNPTGTTMTLAEREALLDMADASGMAILEDGCYERLRYDGAPLPSLIALACARRGSVEAAPVLYTGTFSKMVAPSLRIGWIAGPAAVIRKLVLIKQASDLATSALSQMLLLDVVEAHLEETIATACAVYRERRDSMLAALAEHMPHGVRWSRPEGGLYIWIELPEQIDATVLTQRALEEQGVSAIAGAAFYPRGIAAERNTLRLSFSMIPTEPAREGVYRLGALTREMLQSSAAVTAISTA
- a CDS encoding acyl-CoA dehydrogenase family protein produces the protein MDFTYSERQTHWLERVRAFMAAHVAPAEARYHAEIDSGPTRWRVLPVIEELKAKARAEGLWNLFLPPAAHDAGSYRGAGLTNLDYAPCAEEMGRIPWASEIFNCSAPDTGNMEVLHRYGTAEQKQRWLKPLMAGEIRSAFAMTEPDVASSDATNIATRIERHGDDYVLNGRKWWISGAGDPRCKLLIVLGVSDADAERHARHSQIFVPVDTPGVTIGRALPVFGYDDAPHGHCEVTFDNARVPAANIVLGEGRGFEVAQGRLGPGRIHHCMRAIGLAEMALDAMVQRLLRREAFGKRIADQSIWEQRVAEARTEIEMTRLLCLKAADMMDKVGNKVAQREIAMIKVAGPKLALKVIDDAIQAHGGAGVCSDFPLAAAYALARTLRLADGPDEVHNRAIARIEYRRFKETVNG
- a CDS encoding SDR family NAD(P)-dependent oxidoreductase, whose translation is MRIDLSGRVAIVTGAGGGLGRAHALLLAKRGAKVVVNDLGGARDGSGGSATMAEQVVEEIRRAGGEAIANGASVTDFDQVGAMVDQAMAIWGRIDILVNNAGILRDRTFAKQDLSDFRTVIDVHLMGSVHCTKAVWDIMIAQQFGRVLMTTSSSGLYGNFGQSQYGAAKMGLVGLMKTLSQEGRKHDIRVNCLAPSAATRMTEDIMSADELMALAPASVSPAMLALVSDDAPTGTILCAGAGSFECAHITLTKGLYVGVGEDAAEQVLAGLGQIVDRNGEVVPATGLEQPRYELSRVPGLMPAAAHG
- a CDS encoding phosphotransferase family protein codes for the protein MVEALAPVRAAHRFDETGLLRWMEQHVAGFDGPLTVEQFSGGQSNPTYRLRTSGRDYVLRRKPPGILLKGAHAVDREFRVISALHAAGFPVPQAFGLCLDESVIGTVFYVMEMVAGRNFWNTAFPEVPREERPAYLDAMNATIARLHSIDPAAIGLEDFGRPGNYFERQVGRWSRQYLEDSEAGRVPAMDALIEWLPANIPPGDETSIVHGDFRCDNMLFHPSQPRVIAVLDWELSTLGHPLADLAYHLMMYRMPPGFSTGLAGLDLPALNIPSEASYIADYCRRTGRDGIERLDFHLAFSLFRLAAIIHGIKGRMLRGTASSPQAAAAVEQLERVAELALQQTHANFGG
- a CDS encoding RidA family protein, whose amino-acid sequence is MAEIRRLQSNPRMSGAVVHNGVVSLSGQVAIDHRGGVVADQVREVLERIDLLLAEAGADKSRLLTANLYLADIASLGVLNAAWDRWVVPGCTPTRTTIQAVLASPDYAVEIAVTAALD